The Apodemus sylvaticus chromosome 17, mApoSyl1.1, whole genome shotgun sequence genome contains a region encoding:
- the Pmm1 gene encoding phosphomannomutase 1 isoform X2, with protein sequence MASAPPRAAQRSPPRPRPASVARDPGAGCSDSAWRAELQPWQSPSRAPAGKSASSACLTWTGPSLQLARRLTLRYQPSCRSCEAGCTLEERIEFSELDKKEKIREKFVEALKTEFAGKGLRFSRGGMISFDVFPEGWDKRYCLDSLDEDSFDIIHFFGNETGPGGNDFEIYADPRTVGHSVVSPQDTVQRCRELFFPETAHEA encoded by the exons ATGGCCTCTGCTCCTCCTCGTGCTGCGCAGCGGTCCCCGCCCCGGCCCCGCCCGGCCTCTGTTGCACGCGACCCCGGTGCTGGCTGCAGCGACAGCGCTTGGCGCGCGGAGCTACAGCCATGGCAGTCGCCGTCGAGGGCGCCCGCAGGAAAGAGCGCATCCTCTGCCTGTTTGACGTGGACGGGACCCTCACTCCAGCTCGCCAG AAGATTGACCCTGAGGTATCAGCCTTCCTGCAGAAGCTGCGAAGCAGG CTGCACCCTGGAAGAGAGGATCGAGTTCTCGGAACTGGACAAG AAGGAGAAAATCCGGGAGAAGTTTGTGGAAGCCTTGAAGACAGAGTTTGCTGGCAAGGGGCTGAGGTTCTCCCGAG GAGGCATGATAAGCTTCGATGTCTTCCCTGAGGGCTGGGATAAACGCTACTGCCTGGACAGCCTGGACGAAGACAGCTTCGACATCATCCACTTCTTTGGGAATGAGACCGGTCCT GGTGGTAATGACTTTGAGATCTATGCGGACCCCCGGACTGTCGGCCACAGCGTGGTCTCCCCTCAGGACACCGTACAGCGATGCCGAGAGCTTTTCTTCCCAGAGACAGCCCACGAGGCGTGA
- the Pmm1 gene encoding phosphomannomutase 1 isoform X1 encodes MAVAVEGARRKERILCLFDVDGTLTPARQKIDPEVSAFLQKLRSRVQIGVVGGSDYSKIAEQLGDGDEVIEKFDYVFAENGTVQYKHGRLLSKQTIQNHLGEELLQDLINFCLSYMALLRLPKKRGTFIEFRNGMLNISPIGRSCTLEERIEFSELDKKEKIREKFVEALKTEFAGKGLRFSRGGMISFDVFPEGWDKRYCLDSLDEDSFDIIHFFGNETGPGGNDFEIYADPRTVGHSVVSPQDTVQRCRELFFPETAHEA; translated from the exons ATGGCAGTCGCCGTCGAGGGCGCCCGCAGGAAAGAGCGCATCCTCTGCCTGTTTGACGTGGACGGGACCCTCACTCCAGCTCGCCAG AAGATTGACCCTGAGGTATCAGCCTTCCTGCAGAAGCTGCGAAGCAGGGTACAGATCGGCGTGGTGGGCGGATCTGACTACTCTAAGATCGCCGAGCAGTTGGGGGATGGGGATGAAG TCATTGAGAAGTTTGATTACGTGTTTGCTGAGAACGGCACAGTACAGTATAAACACGGACGGCTACTCTCCAAACAG ACGATCCAGAACCACCTGGGAGAGGAACTCCTACAGGACTTGATCAATTTCTGCCTCAGCTACATGGCCCTGCTCAGACTGCCCAAGAAGCG TGGAACCTTCATTGAGTTCCGGAACGGCATGCTGAACATCTCGCCCATTGGCCGCAGCTGCACCCTGGAAGAGAGGATCGAGTTCTCGGAACTGGACAAG AAGGAGAAAATCCGGGAGAAGTTTGTGGAAGCCTTGAAGACAGAGTTTGCTGGCAAGGGGCTGAGGTTCTCCCGAG GAGGCATGATAAGCTTCGATGTCTTCCCTGAGGGCTGGGATAAACGCTACTGCCTGGACAGCCTGGACGAAGACAGCTTCGACATCATCCACTTCTTTGGGAATGAGACCGGTCCT GGTGGTAATGACTTTGAGATCTATGCGGACCCCCGGACTGTCGGCCACAGCGTGGTCTCCCCTCAGGACACCGTACAGCGATGCCGAGAGCTTTTCTTCCCAGAGACAGCCCACGAGGCGTGA